A region from the Salicibibacter cibarius genome encodes:
- a CDS encoding iron-containing alcohol dehydrogenase: protein MHSMHFPRQAVYGENSLKQVGDIAHLEGSRALLISDPVMNELGNVSLCHRLLEEAGVDVVTYLGVESEPTDTYVDEALFICREHACDLIVSIGGGSSIDTAKAVAVVMTNGGSVSDYINGKTIAENEALPLIAIPTTGGTGSEATDATVITNEKNGIKMMIKQPAFMPKIAIVDPLLTLSTPKNTTAAVGIDSLTHALEAYISKCAHPFTDQLARSSFQLIMENLKDAYNDGDDRTARSHTMFASMQAGMAFSNASVCLVHGMSRPIGALFHVPHGISNAMLLPVVLEYSKDACQERLHDLACHVYPELKDVPESEGANRLVDHILALCEHLNIPNLGDWGIEKEEFERVLPKMADDALMSGSPANNPKTPTKDEIIDLYQQAYHYQYSSKTT, encoded by the coding sequence ATGCATTCTATGCATTTTCCGCGACAAGCCGTCTATGGGGAAAACAGTTTGAAACAAGTTGGAGACATTGCCCATCTAGAAGGCAGTCGGGCACTCTTGATCAGCGATCCGGTTATGAACGAATTGGGGAATGTCTCTCTTTGTCACCGGTTATTGGAAGAAGCGGGTGTTGATGTCGTGACGTATTTGGGGGTGGAATCGGAGCCTACCGATACGTATGTTGACGAGGCGTTGTTTATTTGCAGAGAACATGCATGCGACCTGATTGTAAGCATCGGCGGCGGTAGTAGCATCGACACGGCAAAGGCTGTTGCAGTTGTCATGACGAATGGTGGATCTGTAAGCGATTACATCAACGGAAAAACGATCGCCGAAAACGAAGCGCTTCCTCTCATTGCCATTCCGACAACTGGCGGAACCGGCTCTGAAGCGACTGATGCCACGGTCATTACAAATGAAAAAAACGGCATTAAAATGATGATCAAACAACCAGCGTTTATGCCTAAGATCGCGATCGTTGACCCACTTCTTACCCTTTCCACACCGAAAAACACAACAGCGGCTGTCGGCATTGATTCTTTAACACACGCATTGGAAGCGTATATATCCAAATGCGCCCATCCATTCACAGACCAGCTTGCACGCTCTTCTTTCCAATTAATCATGGAAAATTTGAAAGACGCCTATAACGATGGCGATGACAGAACCGCCCGATCCCATACCATGTTTGCTTCAATGCAAGCCGGGATGGCTTTTTCCAACGCTTCTGTCTGTCTTGTTCATGGTATGTCGAGACCGATCGGCGCCCTTTTTCATGTGCCCCATGGCATCTCCAACGCCATGCTGTTGCCCGTCGTGTTGGAATATAGTAAGGATGCTTGTCAAGAACGCTTACATGATTTGGCCTGTCACGTCTATCCAGAATTAAAAGATGTGCCGGAAAGCGAAGGCGCAAATCGCCTCGTCGATCATATTCTTGCCCTTTGCGAGCATTTGAACATTCCCAATTTAGGCGACTGGGGAATCGAAAAGGAAGAATTTGAACGCGTGTTACCAAAAATGGCGGACGACGCCCTCATGAGTGGCAGCCCCGCCAACAATCCCAAAACCCCGACAAAAGACGAAATCATTGATTTATATCAACAAGCATATCATTACCAATATTCATCCAAAACGACATAG
- the mbcS gene encoding acyl-CoA synthetase MbcS — protein sequence MNVQDLIAPAQYNIADAVEKFAEGPNRTAIRWKSEKGDTREVSYSALAAKTNQYAQVLRRSGLEKGDRVLIILPRIPEAYITYLACLKAGLVAIPCSEMLRKKDLEFRMEHSGARGIVAYDQAIAEVNAIEGGHEALERRFIIGQKVDGWSSIEEFAEKENEQYEGEKTSRDDMAFLSYTSGTTGNPKGVAHTHGWGYAHVETAAKKWLNVKEGDLVWATAAPGWQKWVWSPFLSTISLGATAFVYHGGFNPDTYLQLLEKEKIEILCCTPTEYRLMVSVDDLKSYDLSNLKSAVSAGEPLNRPVIDAFQRAFDINVRDGYGQTENTLLVSIQEGMEIKPGSMGKPTPGNQVAVINEDGVPCHTGEVGDIAVHKDSPALFKAYYRDPERTKATYRGDWYLTGDQAYQDEDDYFWFVGRSDDIIISSGYTIGPFEVEDALVKHDAVKECAVVGVPDEIRGNIVKAYVVLRDSESIGNKEELVSELQDHTKRLTAPYKYPRKIEFIDELPKTTSGKIRRISLRNEAKETT from the coding sequence ATGAACGTTCAAGATTTAATTGCACCGGCCCAGTATAATATTGCTGATGCGGTAGAGAAATTCGCAGAAGGCCCTAACCGTACGGCAATTCGTTGGAAGAGTGAAAAGGGAGACACTCGAGAAGTTTCTTATTCGGCGTTGGCCGCAAAAACAAATCAATACGCGCAAGTGTTACGGCGTTCCGGGCTGGAAAAAGGGGACAGAGTTTTAATTATCCTGCCTCGAATTCCTGAGGCCTACATCACTTACCTTGCTTGCCTCAAAGCCGGTTTGGTTGCCATTCCATGCTCCGAAATGCTTCGAAAAAAAGATCTGGAATTTCGAATGGAACACTCTGGAGCGAGAGGGATTGTGGCTTATGATCAGGCAATTGCCGAAGTCAATGCCATCGAGGGCGGTCATGAAGCACTCGAGCGGAGGTTTATCATTGGACAAAAGGTTGATGGCTGGTCCTCGATCGAAGAATTCGCCGAGAAAGAAAACGAACAATACGAGGGTGAAAAAACATCGAGAGATGATATGGCTTTCCTTTCCTATACGTCCGGGACAACGGGAAACCCCAAAGGTGTCGCCCACACGCATGGATGGGGTTATGCCCATGTAGAGACTGCTGCAAAAAAATGGTTGAACGTGAAGGAAGGAGACCTCGTTTGGGCAACGGCCGCCCCCGGATGGCAGAAGTGGGTCTGGAGCCCTTTCTTGTCAACGATCAGCCTTGGAGCGACAGCATTTGTTTATCACGGAGGTTTTAATCCGGACACTTATTTACAGTTATTAGAAAAGGAAAAAATCGAAATATTATGCTGTACGCCCACTGAATATCGTTTGATGGTAAGTGTCGATGATCTTAAAAGCTATGATCTTTCGAATCTGAAGAGCGCGGTTTCTGCAGGCGAACCTCTCAATCGTCCCGTGATTGACGCTTTTCAACGAGCCTTTGATATTAATGTTCGTGATGGGTACGGCCAAACCGAAAACACGTTGCTCGTGAGCATTCAGGAAGGTATGGAAATCAAACCGGGGTCTATGGGTAAACCAACACCGGGCAATCAAGTCGCGGTTATTAATGAAGATGGCGTACCTTGCCATACAGGGGAAGTGGGAGACATCGCCGTTCATAAAGATTCCCCGGCGCTTTTTAAGGCATACTACCGTGACCCGGAACGAACGAAAGCCACATATCGAGGGGATTGGTACCTAACCGGAGACCAAGCCTACCAGGATGAAGATGACTATTTTTGGTTCGTAGGCAGAAGTGACGATATTATCATTAGTTCCGGTTACACGATTGGCCCATTTGAAGTAGAGGATGCTTTAGTCAAACACGATGCAGTAAAAGAATGTGCGGTCGTTGGGGTCCCCGATGAAATCAGGGGCAATATTGTCAAAGCGTATGTTGTGCTCCGGGATTCCGAAAGCATTGGCAATAAGGAAGAACTTGTTAGCGAATTGCAGGACCATACCAAACGGTTGACCGCTCCCTATAAATATCCGAGAAAAATTGAATTTATTGATGAACTGCCCAAAACGACCTCCGGAAAAATCAGGCGCATCTCACTTAGAAATGAAGCAAAAGAGACGACATGA